The segment TCTTGAAAATAGTGCTGTCAACGGATAGCGCAGTACCCAGAAAGAGATAATATTTAACGCAAGTACCTGATACATCGCTCCCGCTGCACGGACAATTCCATTTAAAATAAAGTTAATCCCTAAAAATGGATAACATAATGCAATAATTTGCAGGTATCTTGTGCCAAATTGGACGGCATCTTCCTCCTGGATGAAAAGTCGCACTCCATATTCTGCAAAAAGGACTACGATAATTCCTATAACAAGCATAACAGAAAAATTATACAGAACGCCATATTTGGCAATACTTCTCACCCTTGACCAATTCCGTACACCAATGTTTTGCCCTGCCATACTACTAACAGCAACTCCCAAAGCTTGAGCCGGCAGCATCACCAGGCTATCCAATCGTTGCGAGGCACTGAAGCCCGCAACCACAGGCCCTCCAAATGTTGTCACAACACTCATGATAGCCGCTGAACCAGCAGAAATAACGGCCATTTGCAGACCGGACGGAATTCCCAGATTTAAAATCAATCCAACCTCCTGCCGGGAAGGTAATGTCGGGAAACTGAATGGTGCTAGCTTACGGTACAATACATAAACGATTCCGTATATAAACGCAGCCCCCTGTGAAACAATCGTTGCATACGCTGCTCCCTCTACCCCGAGATTAAACCCAGCTATAAACAGTGGATTAATGACGATATTCATCACAACGGCAATAGTCACAAATCGCAGTGGCGTTTTACTGTCGCCCAGTGCACGAAGCACCGTACTGATAAAATTATATCCAAACAGAAATAATATCCCGAGAAAATTAATCTGCAAATAAGCCGCCGCCTCTGCCATCATGTCCTCCGGAGTCCCCATCAAGCCAAGAAGCCCTTCCGCAAATACAAATCCAGCCGTTCCCAGTGTCACAGCCATAATCGTCAAAATCACCACAAAAGCATTAAGATATCGTTTTAGGCCAGCTTCGTTATCCTGCCCCTTTTGCTGTGACAGTATCGCCAGTGCTGCATTATTCAGGCCAATAACAAATGACAGGACGGTGAAAATAATAACACCCGATATGGACACAGCACCTAATGCATCTGCCCCGAGCAAATTTCCAACCCATAAACTATCTGCAAATTGGTACGACGTCTGCAGGAGATTCGTAAGCATAATTGGGCCTGAGAAAATGATTAATTGTTTCAATATATTTCCTTCTGTAAAATCCTGTTGTTTCGGCAACTGTTGTCCACCCTTTCACGAGACGCTCATTCTTTTAGTTTATCATTACTTTCACAATCATGAAACGATGGTGAAACGCTTACATTTTTATGATACTATGAATATATGACTTACAAATCAGAATAAAGGGGATGTTTTACTTATGATGGAAGCTCCACTAACCGTAGGATCAATGCTTGAGCGAGCCGAGAAATTTTTCCCGAAAAAGCAAGTCATCTCACAAACACATGACAAGCTGCACTACCTTACCTATGCAGATATCGGACAGCGGACACGCCGGTTGATGAGTGTATTACATGAGCTCGGCGTACAAAAAGGAGACCGCGTTGGTACCTTAGCCTGGAATCATCACAGGCATCTGGAGATTTATTTTGGTGCACCTGGAATTGGCGCCGTATTGCACACCATCAATATTCGCCTGTCACCTGAACACATTATTTACATCATCAACCATGCGGAAGATAAAATTCTATTTATTGATGAAGATGTTTTGCCCCTTATTGAAAAGATACAGGATCAGCTTACGACCGTTGAAGCATTTGTTGTTATGACAGATAAAAGCGAGCTTCCTGAATCTGGACTGAATCCATTATACTCCTATGAAGAATTACTGCAATCCGGTGATCCAACACACCCATTTATTGAAGGAATCGATGAAAATGACACGGCGGGAATGTGTTACACATCTGCGACAACTGGCAAACCAAAAGGCGTCACTTACTCCCATCGCGGAATTGTCCTGCATAGCTTTGCACTCGGAATCGCCGATACTGCCGGCCTTTCGGAATCAGATGTAGCCATGCCTGTTGTGCCACAGTTCCATGTTAACGCCTGGGGAATCCCATTTGCCAGTACGTGGTTTGGCAGCACACAAGTTATGCCAGGGCCGCGTTTTACACCAAAACGGCTCGCCCAGTTCATTGAAAAATTTGGCGTTACCGTAACAGCAGGTGTCCCTACGATCTGGTTGGGACTGTTACGTGAATTGGAACAGGAAAACTACGACACATCCAGTTTGCGAATGGTATTATGCGGTGGTTCAGCAGCGCCGCTCGGGGTTATTAAAGCATTTGAGGAAAAACATAACATCCCGTTTTATCATGCATATGGCGCAACAGAGACAACACCAGTTGCAACGTTTTCCCGGTTAAAAAGCTATCAGCAGGATTTAAGCGATGAAGAGAGGCTGGAGGAACGTGCCAGACAAGGCATTCTAGTACCAGGGCTGGATATGAAAATCATCGGTAACAACGGCGAGGTCAAATGGGATGACCAAGAAATGGGTGAGCTTCTCTTGCGCGGACCGTGGATTGCTGATGAATATTACAAAGACGACCGAAGCGAGAACGCCTTCATCGACGGCTGGCTCCACACCGGGGATGTTGTAACCGTGGACGAGGAAGGAACGATCAAAATCGTTGACCGTACAAAAGATCTGATCAAAAGCGGTGGCGAGTGGATTTCATCGGTCGATATTGAAAACGCCCTCATTGCGCATGATGCAATTTTTGAAGCAAGCGTTGTAGCAATCCCAGACGCCGAGTGGCAGGAATGCCCTATTGCCTGTGTTGTATTAAACGAAGGACTCGCTGTAGATGGTATGAAGGAAGAAATAATCGAATTCCTGCGTCCACAATTTGCTAAATTCTGGTTGCCGGATGACGTGCTGTTTTTTGATGAGGCTCCAAAGACGTCTGTAGGGAAGTTTTTGAAGCGTGAGTTGCGTGAACAGGTGAAGGCGGAATATAATTTGCAGGATTAGTAGGGTTAAAAGATCAGCTCGCTGAAAAGGGTGGAGAGGCCCCTCGTGTTGCTGATCTTTTTTTGGGGAGTGTAAACTGAACTGTGTAAGTGAGAGAGCGTACGGCTCTTACTTCGCAGTTCAGTTTTTTATTGTTACAATTAAAATAATTCAAACGGGAGGTTATTCTATTGGATAAGCCAAAACGAGATTCCAAGTCTGTTGATCTAGCGAACCGAATAATTGAGGAATATCAACCGGAGTCTGTAGAAGATATGCAAAATGCCCTTAGAGATATCTTCGGACCGATGTTTGAAACGGTGCTTAAGGGTGAAATGAATCACCATTTAGGTTATGAATCGAATGATAAAGATGAAAAGGCTACGGAAAACAGACGTAATGGATACGGGAAGAAATCCATAAAAACCAGTTCAGGTGAAGTAGGTATTAAGGTACCACGTGATCGTGATGGGTCTTTTAATCCTGAACTGATACCCAAACGTAAAAAGGATGTCTCTGCGATTGAGAATAAAGTGATTTCCATGTATGCCCGCGGAATGTCGCAGCGAGACATTTCTTCAACGATTGAGGATATTTACGGTTTTTCTGTCTCTCATGAAATGGTTTCTGATATTACAGATCATGTTCTTTCTGAGTTGGAAGAATGGCAATCTAGACCGTTAAGTAGTTGTTATGCATTTGTATTTGTTGATTGCATGTATACAACTGTTCGTAATCAATATGAGACGAAGAAATATGCCGTCTACACGATCTTAGGATACACCATAGAGGGTACTAAAGAAATACTTGGATTATGGTTAAATGAAACGGAAAGCAAACATAAATGGATGCAGATATTTGATGAAATCAAAGCGAGAGGTGTTGAAGACATTTTCTTTATCTCCATGGATGGTGTGAGTGGCTTAGAGGAAGGTGCACGTTCTATTTTTCCTAATGTGACCGTCCAACGTTGTATGGTTCACTTGATTCGTAACTCCGTTAAATATGTACCAAGCAAAGATTATAAAGCATTCACCAAAGCCTTAAGAAAGGTATATGGTGCACCAAGCCTTAAGGCTTGTCATAGTGCATTTGAATCGTTCCAACAACAATGGGCTTCCTATCCAGGAGCGATTGATGTTTGGACAAGGAACTTTCATCATGTTGAGCAACTCTATGATTATGGAAGTGCTATCCGTAAAGTTATGTACACAACCAATGCGGTTGAGAGTATTCACTCCAGCTTCAGAAAGGTAACCAAAAAAGGAGCATTCCCCAACGAGAACGCCCTTTTAAAAGTCTTATATTTACGCGTGACCGAACTTGAGAAAAAATGGGAAGGTGGCTATATCCAAAGCTGGCCAATGGTTATGAACCAACTCCTCCTACATGAAAATCTTAAGGATAGGGTTTTAAAGTATCTTGAGTAAGAGTTGATTTACACACTTTATTTGACAAACCCTTTTTTTGTGGAGTAGCGTGAACTTGAGCGTGGACATCATAAACTCGGGCGGGAGGAGCTTCGCCATAAAGCTGATTAGTCTAACGGAAGTCCACCCATGTATCATTGATTCTCTCTAGAACACACTGCCAGAAAGCTATCTCCCCCTACAAGTAACCATCACCCAAACGACATCGACCTAATCAGCAATGCCCTCACCAACTAAATCATCAATAATCTCCTCAACTGTTTCTTCCTTCTTAATCGCACCTACACCCTGCCCAGCCCACAATGATTGAAAACCCGCAACACCCAATTCCTTACCTGCTGCTCGTATATCCTTCGTCAACTCATTCTGGATCGGAAATGGCAGTAAATCAACATTACTCGCTCCTACTTCTCGAACAAACCGATTAGTAATAGCCCGCGCTGGCCGTCCCGAGAATACTTTTGTCACAACCGTATCTTCCATGTTCGCTTGTAACAAGGCTCGGCGATAAGACTTGTTCGTCCCTGCTTCTTTTGCCATTAAAAACCTTGTGCCCAATTGGACACCCGAGACACCCATTTTGAATAAAGCTGCTGTTTGATTCGATGTATGTATACCGCCAGCCGCAATCACAGGTACAGAAAGATTTTCTACTAAGGATTGCACTAGAACGATAAGTCCTATATCATAGCCATCTGGATATTCCAACATATCAAAAGTCCCTCGATGGCCACCAGCTTCATATCCTTGTGCAACAACAATGTCATAACCGGCCTGTTCAAGCTGCTTCGATTTCAGCCGCTCAACCAAGACTGAGGATAATACACCAAATGCTGTACTAACAATTGGTATCTTTTCCTCTATGATAATGTCTATCTTTTCCTGTAAATAGTCATATACCTTTACCGCCCTACTACTATTTTCTATTCCTAGCTCCCCTCTATAGTTATCTAATAGCTCCTGCATATCCTGCGCATTCGTCGAGGAAGCTTCCAGACTAACCGTAAATAGATTTACAGAAAAAGGCTTATTCGTCAATTGCTTCACCTGTTGAACCAGAGTTTTCAACGCAGTACCGTTCATGTATCCCGCACCAATTGTACCTAAAGCACCCTTATTCGCTACAGCTGCCACAAGTTCGGGTGTCGTTATCCCTCCCGCCATGCCAGCTTGAATGATCGGGACCTCCACATTAACCATCCTCAAAAAAGAATTCACAAGCAACCCTCCTCGATATATATCATAATTATCACATAATTTATGGGGCATGTCATGCAAATTAAGAAGCAACAACCAACTATAGCCCAATTCGACAAAATTCGGGTGGTGACAGGCACTGTTCGTACCACTGTTCGCATGGATTCCAAACACGCAAAGAGCGCCGTACTGTCCTTCCCCAGCCAGCATGGCGCTCTCATCATATTATTTACTCTCTTGTTCTGCTTTGTATTGTTCAAATTCTTTTGCTGTGCAACGTACCCAGTGTCTTGGTGTGACCTCTCTGAATTCCGGTTGCTCCGATAAATCATGGACGGTGGGGTCATAGCTGAAACGTTCACGCGTACGTTCATATGCCGGATCGGGTAGCGGTATGGCAGATAATAGAGATTTAGTGTAGGGATGGATCGGATTTTTATATAATTCATCACTATCCGCAAGCTCTACCATATTACCAAAATACATAACACCTATACGATCGCTGATATATTTCACCATCGAGAGATCATGGGCAATAAACAAATACGTTAAGCCCTGTTCGTCCTGTAATTTCTTAAGTAGGTTTACTACTTGCGCTTGAATGGAAACATCCAACGCAGAGATCGGCTCATCTGCAATAATGAACTCAGGCTTCACAGCAAGTGCACGCGCAATTCCAATTCGCTGCCTTTGTCCCCCACTAAATTCATGTGGAAAACGGGAAGCATGCTCCTTGTTTAAGCCAACTGTTTCCAGTAATTCTTCTACCCTAGCCTTGCGTTCATCTTGGCCTTTAACTAATTTATGAACATCCAACCCTTCAGCAATAATGTCCATTACCGTCATTCTTGGATTTAATGAAGAAGATGGATCCTGGAAAATCATTTGCATCTTTTGGTTGAATTTTGCAAGTTCATTCTTAGACTTTTTGCCATGAACACTCTCATTATTGAACTTAACTTGTCCATCGGTAGCTTCATACAAACGTATAATGGTTCTGCCTGTTGTAGATTTGCCACAGCCGGACTCGCCAACTAATCCAAAGGTTTCTCCTTTATGAATATCAAAGGTTATTCCATCTACAGCTTTCGTCGTTTTGTTTCTTCCTGCTTTGAAATGTTTCTTTAAATCCTTTACTTCCAATAGTTTCTCTTCTGTCACTGCTGCTCACCATCCTTAGAGCTATTATTCGTGAATCCTTGCATACGCCGTTTCACTGATTCAGGAGGCTCTACCTTTGGCGCATCCTCGTGTAGCAACCACGTAGCAGCATAGTGACTATCTGACACCTTGAACATAGGTGGTTCCATTACTTTATCAATTTCCATTGCAAACCTGTTTCTCGGTGCGAACGCGTCCCCTTTTGGCGGGTTTAGCATATCCGGAGGTGTACCAGGTATGGCAAACAACTCTTCCTCCCCACCATCTAACGTAGGCATAGACCCAAGTAATCCCCATGTATACGGATGTTTAGGATTATAAAAGATATCATCTGTTGTACCAATTTCAACAATTTTGCCTGCATACATTACAGCCACTCTGTCTGCAATATTGGCCACTACACCTAAATCATGCGTAATAAATATGGTGCCACTGTTCATTTCTTTTTGAATATCCTTCATCAATTCTAAAATTTGCGCTTGTATGGTTACATCCAGTGCCGTTGTTGGTTCATCTGCAATCAAAATCTTTGGATTACATGCGAGTGCAATAGCAACAACAACACGTTGGCGCATCCCCCCTGAAAATTCGTGTGGATATTGTTTCATACGAGTAGCTGGGTCTGGAATTGCAACTAAATCCAAAAGTTCCAATGCTCGCTTTTTCGCTTTATCCCGACTCAGGTTTTGGTGTTTCATTAGACCTTCCATAACCTGGTTCCCTACCTTCATCGTAGGGTTTAGCGATGACATAGGATCCTGAAACACCATGGACAAGTCCTTTCCACGGATTTTTTGCATTTGCTGATTTGACTTGTTAACTAAGTCTTCTCCTTCAAGAAGCATCTCACCTGACTTTATGACGCCATGTGGTTTGGGAAGCAGCTGCATTAAAGAAAGTGAGGTCACAGACTTCCCTGAACCTGATTCACCAACAATGGCCAGCGTTTCTCCTTTATTTAAATCAAAACTAACACCTCGTACAGCCTGTACTTCACCATTGTAGGTGTTAAATGATACATTTAAATCTTTGACTTCCAATAATTTACTCATTTAAAAACACCTACCTTATTATTTATGCATTTTCGGGTCAAATGCATCTCGTAATCCATCAGCCAGTATATTAAATGCAATCATAATAACAGATATTAAAATCGCAGGATACAACAGCAAGAATGGGAATTGTCTGAGATTGTCAAACCCAGTGTTAATCAGTGTACCAAGTGATGCCTCCGGAGCTGGAATTCCGAGTCCGATAAAGCTCAAGAATGCTTCAAAGAAAATGGCACTTGGAATGGTAAACATCGTATTTATAATGATGATCCCACTAATATTCGGTAACAAATGTTTCACGATTACTTTGCTATTTGATTGACCAAGCGTCCTGGATGCAAGGACAAATTCCTGGTTTTTCAGTTTCAATACCTCGCCCCTTACAATCCGGGCCATTCCCGTCCAGCCGGTTATCGATAATGCAATAATGATCGATAAAATACCGGGAGGAAGGACCAGCATCATCAGAAGAATAATCACCAAGTTCGGAATACCGATCATAATTTCCAGTATACGCTGCATCACATTATCCACTCTGCCTCCAAAATAGGCAGAAATTCCACCATAAGCAACCCCGATTAGAAGGTCAATCGCTGCGGCCACAAATGCAATAACAAGGGATACTCTTGTACCTTCCCATAAGCGTGTCCATTGATCACGTCCTAATGAATCTGTACCAACCCAGAAATAGGTATCGGCCATATCCTGTGCATGATATACATGATAGGTTGCATCGATTTCGGCAGAATTCTCACTTCCGTCACCTTCATCAATGACCTCAATGTCAATGTATTCCTCGTTGTTATCGTACTGCATCACGGCATCTTGAGTTGCCGCTTCAACAGATTCTCCTTCAAATGAACTACTTAATGTGCCATCAAATCCAAGCCAAGAGATGTTCTCCAAGACAGGTATGCGTGGCGGCATTTTTGTTCGCGATAAATCCTGGTCATCATAACCGTAATCATTTAGAAAAGGACCAACAATACTCATCAGTATAATCAGTACTAAAGCTACTAAGGCTATCATTGCCGGTTTACTTTTAAATAGCGTTCTTCTTGCATCTTGCATAAATGTTCTACTTGGCTTTGCAATCTCTTCACTCGTATCTTCTTCACTTTTTAATGGTACGAGAAGTTCTTTTGGAATTTCGTTTTTATTATTATTATTGTTATCCATATTAACTATCTCCTCCCGTAATTCTGATTCTAGGATCAATTAATCCATACAGGAGATCGATGACTAAAATGATAGCTACAAATAAAAAGGCAAAGAGTAATGTTGTCCCCATAATTGTCGGGTAATCATTTACCATTACCGAATTTACAAATTGTTCACCTATCCCAGGAACAGCAAAAATTTCTTCAATAACTAATGTTCCAGTCATAAGACTAACGGCCATTGGGCCCATAACTGTAACTAATGGTATGAGTGCGTTACGCATTCCGTGTTTGAAAATAATACCATATTCACTGACACCCTTTGCTCGTGCGGTCGTTATAAAATTTGAACCAAGTACTTCGAGCATCTCCGTTCTGGTAAACCTGGCAGCGGTCGCCATCGGGAATATCATCAGAGCAATCGTCGGCAGTATCGAATACTCCCATCCTTGCCATAATGCCACAGGGAGCCACTCCAAATTAACTGCAAAGACCCATTGCAGAAGGCCCGCAAGAACAAAGGAAGGAATCGAAGTACCTAAAACAGCAATAACTGTTGAGGTATAATCAAGCACACCATTGTGGGATATAGCTGCGATTAAGCCAAAAAGGATCCCTAAAATTGTACCAATAACCAGTGCCTGGAAACCTAATTGGATAGAGGGCCCCATTCTATCTAGTAAAATATCAGTTACCGGTGTGTTATCAAAAGCAAATGAAATGCCTAAATCACCTTGCACGAGACCTCCAAGATAATTCACATATTGAATCGGTACCGGGTCATTTAATCCATATTGTTCAAGTACGATAGCTTGTTGCTCTTCACTTAATTTATCATCTGCATTAAGCGGACTTCCCGGCAACATTTTCATAAGAAAGAATGAAAGAGAAGCGATTAGGAATAAGGTAATAGCCATGTACATGATCCGCTTTAATATATATCGTACCATTCCAGTACCTCCTATTAAGTTTAATCTTTTAATCTTCGTTATTGTAAGATTTTTTTGTTTAAAACCTAATAGGAGAGTATGCATCCCGAATTGGTGCACACTCTCCCGTTTAGTCAGGTTTCCTTAATTAAATTGTCAATTACGATAAAATTACTCTTCTGAGCCAACACTTGCCCATTTATATTCATACTTAGCTCCAAATGGATTTACAAATACACCTTCAATTTTTGGAGAAACTAATTGTGCCATTGAACTTTGATATATTGGAGCGATAGCGGCATCTTCAAATAGAATTTGCTCTGCTTCCAGGAAGTTTTCATAACGAGCTTCTGGATCCTGTGCAAGCTCAGTCTGAGCTTCTTCCATTAAAGCATCGTACTCTTCATTGGAATAATCCATTTTGTTATTTCCACTTTCCGTTACCCATAGGCCTAGGAAAGTACTTGGATCAAGGTAATCCGGTCCCCAACCCTGAACTTGGAGATCATAATCCATATTCGTATCTGCATCGATTTGTTGCTCAAATGGAACAGTTCTTAAGTTAACTGTAAGTCCAGGCAAGTTGGTTTCCAGCTGATTGACAATATATTCATTCATTATTGTTGATGTTTCACTGTCACTTGCTAGTAATTCAAGCTCTATGGAGTCCGTTCCTAATTCCTCCAGACCAGTTTCCCATAAGGCTTTAGCTTCTTCCGGATCATATGTTACTAAATCACCACTCGCTTCACGGAAATCTGTGCCATCCGGTGTATTCACAAATTCTGCAGGAACAAGACCGTTTGCAACAAGCGAGCCATTGTTAAGAACGACGTCTACCAAATCCTGTTTATTAAAGGCTTTACTGATTGCTTTACGTATATTTACATTCGCAAGTTCTTCTCTTGATTGATTCATTTTTATATAAAACACACCAGTTTCAGGTGTCACTTGATAATCTTCATGGGATTGATATTGATCGACTAGGTCAGATGAAATATTTGCACGGTCAATTTCGCCACTTTCATATAGATCCACTTGAGTTTGTGGGTCTTTTACAACTTCATAATTCATTGCGTCGAGTTGTACTGTCTCAGCATCCCAGTAATCTTCATTTTTCGTCAAACTCCAAGAGCTGCTTGTGCTTTCCCAGTCTTCTAACACAAATGGTCCATTTGATAGTAATGCATCCGAACTTGTTGCATAACTATCTCCTTGTTCTTCAACAAAGTCCTGATTCAATGGGAGGAACGTCCCGAATGTTGTTAACGATTCAAAGTAAGGTGTCGGGGTCTCAAGTTCAACAACCAAAGTGTAATCATCTTCTGCTGTCACACCAAGATCTTCTACAGGAACATCGCCCGTGTTAACAGCTTCAGCGTTCTTAATAACCCCGCCCATCATATAAGGGCCATACTCAGAAGCTGTATCCGGGTCAACCGAACGCTGCCAGGAATAAACAAAGTCATGTGCAGTCACAGGGTCTCCATTCGACCAAGTCGCATCTTCACGTAAATTAAACGTCCAAGTTAAACCATCTTCACTTACTTCGTGATCTGTTGCTATCCCTTCAACCGGTTCTGCATTTTCATCTAATCTATATAAACCTTCCTTCGTAGCACCAAGGAATTGGAATGCGAATTCGTCAGTTGCTTGTGCCACATCCATTGTAGGGATCGTATCCGCATTTATAAAATTAAGTACTTGCTCACCTTCTCCAGAAGATTCTCCTTCTGTTGTCTCTTCACTTCCCGTGTCTCCTGCGCCCTCTGATTCTCCCTCTTCCTCAAAGGTGCCACAGGCTACTAAAATCGCACTTAGTACAAGCACAAGTGCTAAAAGTAATGAATACTTTTTCATCCAAAAATACCTCCCATTTATGTTATTTTCTAAAAATTAACGCTAAATATATTTAATAGCTATGAGTTTGAGTATACTACTTTTGTACTAAAGTTGTAAAGAGAATTGAATAATTTTTTTACATTATATCATTTAGATTACAATAAAGACTTATGATAATAGTATTTCCCGGTGAATATTTTTCACTATTAATAAGATTACTTACACACACAATTGTGTTATAATAGCCTATGATTCAGAAATTAACGCAAACAATAGGACTTTCTCCCTCTATTGATGTCGTTAAATCAACGTGTTACTCTAGAATAAAGGTGAAAATCAATGTTGAAAAATAAATGGTTATTTCTGCTCACCAATCTTTTTTTGGCGCTCGTCCTTCTTTTACTTTTTGCTCCGGCCTATAATCTTATACATTATATTAACTATCTATTTTATATAAATTTCTTTTACTTGTTGCTAACATTATTTATTTACACCATAAATCACGGCTTTTATGACGGAGTGACTTTTGGTTTCAGAAGATTTTTTGGTATCATGTCAAAGAATAAAGATCATATGGAAGAGTGGAAAGAAAGGGCCCTCCCGTCAGAAAAAATGAACAACACTTTCTACCGGGGTGTTCAGTTTCAAGGTGTAGCATTATTCGTTATTTTAGTCATTTTGCTTGTGATTTATTATTTATAAGGGGCCTGTTCCTCGCTGCGCTAATGTGCTAAAGCAGTGAGGGATAGGTCCTTTCAATAAAAATAAAAAAAACAGTCCCCACGAATAATGAGGACTGTTTCTTTATTCAATTCTACTCTTCAATATAAACATCTTTTAGCTGTAGGATTTGTGTTGGTAACACTTCTAATCCTTTTACTTCATCACGTACACTAAATAGATATTCCTGGTGATGAAGATAAAGCATTGGTGCAATATCTACAAGGAGCTCTTGTGCTTCACTATAGATTTCTTGACGTGCTTCCGGATCCGCTTCCCGACGTCCTTCTTCTAAAAGGGCATCCAGTTCATCATTTTCTGTGAATGTGCGGTTACCTGGCTCTCCTACATTATCGGAGTGGAACAGTGGATGCATCGCGTAATCTGCATCACCTGTAGCAACTGACCAGCCAAGAACGAACATCTCATGCTCGCCGTTCGCCGTTTGCTCCAGATAAGCTCCCCACTCTAGAATTTCTACTTCTGCTTGAATTCCAATTTCTTCAAGTTGTGCTTGAACGTTTGTCGCTGCATCGATACGCTCGCGGCTATCATTCGTCCAAATCGTTGTAGAGAAGCCATCTTCATAGCCGGCCTCAGCCAACAGTTCTTGTGCTTGTTCTACATCATATTCGAGACCGGATACATTTTCATCATAACCGAACACATCCGGTGGTATTGGGCCAATAGCAGGGATACCAACACCATTATAAATACCGTCAATGATTTGGCTTTTATCAATAGCCATGGATACAGCTTGACGTACGAGTGGATCATCGAACGGTTCTTTATCCATATTAAACCCAA is part of the Virgibacillus sp. NKC19-16 genome and harbors:
- a CDS encoding MATE family efflux transporter — translated: MPKQQDFTEGNILKQLIIFSGPIMLTNLLQTSYQFADSLWVGNLLGADALGAVSISGVIIFTVLSFVIGLNNAALAILSQQKGQDNEAGLKRYLNAFVVILTIMAVTLGTAGFVFAEGLLGLMGTPEDMMAEAAAYLQINFLGILFLFGYNFISTVLRALGDSKTPLRFVTIAVVMNIVINPLFIAGFNLGVEGAAYATIVSQGAAFIYGIVYVLYRKLAPFSFPTLPSRQEVGLILNLGIPSGLQMAVISAGSAAIMSVVTTFGGPVVAGFSASQRLDSLVMLPAQALGVAVSSMAGQNIGVRNWSRVRSIAKYGVLYNFSVMLVIGIIVVLFAEYGVRLFIQEEDAVQFGTRYLQIIALCYPFLGINFILNGIVRAAGAMYQVLALNIISFWVLRYPLTALFSRLFGDTGIAIGMGASFIVSSMAAYLYYRFGKWREKELFAKSG
- a CDS encoding long-chain fatty acid--CoA ligase, encoding MMEAPLTVGSMLERAEKFFPKKQVISQTHDKLHYLTYADIGQRTRRLMSVLHELGVQKGDRVGTLAWNHHRHLEIYFGAPGIGAVLHTINIRLSPEHIIYIINHAEDKILFIDEDVLPLIEKIQDQLTTVEAFVVMTDKSELPESGLNPLYSYEELLQSGDPTHPFIEGIDENDTAGMCYTSATTGKPKGVTYSHRGIVLHSFALGIADTAGLSESDVAMPVVPQFHVNAWGIPFASTWFGSTQVMPGPRFTPKRLAQFIEKFGVTVTAGVPTIWLGLLRELEQENYDTSSLRMVLCGGSAAPLGVIKAFEEKHNIPFYHAYGATETTPVATFSRLKSYQQDLSDEERLEERARQGILVPGLDMKIIGNNGEVKWDDQEMGELLLRGPWIADEYYKDDRSENAFIDGWLHTGDVVTVDEEGTIKIVDRTKDLIKSGGEWISSVDIENALIAHDAIFEASVVAIPDAEWQECPIACVVLNEGLAVDGMKEEIIEFLRPQFAKFWLPDDVLFFDEAPKTSVGKFLKRELREQVKAEYNLQD
- a CDS encoding IS256 family transposase, translating into MDKPKRDSKSVDLANRIIEEYQPESVEDMQNALRDIFGPMFETVLKGEMNHHLGYESNDKDEKATENRRNGYGKKSIKTSSGEVGIKVPRDRDGSFNPELIPKRKKDVSAIENKVISMYARGMSQRDISSTIEDIYGFSVSHEMVSDITDHVLSELEEWQSRPLSSCYAFVFVDCMYTTVRNQYETKKYAVYTILGYTIEGTKEILGLWLNETESKHKWMQIFDEIKARGVEDIFFISMDGVSGLEEGARSIFPNVTVQRCMVHLIRNSVKYVPSKDYKAFTKALRKVYGAPSLKACHSAFESFQQQWASYPGAIDVWTRNFHHVEQLYDYGSAIRKVMYTTNAVESIHSSFRKVTKKGAFPNENALLKVLYLRVTELEKKWEGGYIQSWPMVMNQLLLHENLKDRVLKYLE
- a CDS encoding NAD(P)H-dependent flavin oxidoreductase; translated protein: MNSFLRMVNVEVPIIQAGMAGGITTPELVAAVANKGALGTIGAGYMNGTALKTLVQQVKQLTNKPFSVNLFTVSLEASSTNAQDMQELLDNYRGELGIENSSRAVKVYDYLQEKIDIIIEEKIPIVSTAFGVLSSVLVERLKSKQLEQAGYDIVVAQGYEAGGHRGTFDMLEYPDGYDIGLIVLVQSLVENLSVPVIAAGGIHTSNQTAALFKMGVSGVQLGTRFLMAKEAGTNKSYRRALLQANMEDTVVTKVFSGRPARAITNRFVREVGASNVDLLPFPIQNELTKDIRAAGKELGVAGFQSLWAGQGVGAIKKEETVEEIIDDLVGEGIAD
- a CDS encoding ABC transporter ATP-binding protein, which gives rise to MTEEKLLEVKDLKKHFKAGRNKTTKAVDGITFDIHKGETFGLVGESGCGKSTTGRTIIRLYEATDGQVKFNNESVHGKKSKNELAKFNQKMQMIFQDPSSSLNPRMTVMDIIAEGLDVHKLVKGQDERKARVEELLETVGLNKEHASRFPHEFSGGQRQRIGIARALAVKPEFIIADEPISALDVSIQAQVVNLLKKLQDEQGLTYLFIAHDLSMVKYISDRIGVMYFGNMVELADSDELYKNPIHPYTKSLLSAIPLPDPAYERTRERFSYDPTVHDLSEQPEFREVTPRHWVRCTAKEFEQYKAEQESK
- a CDS encoding ABC transporter ATP-binding protein, with amino-acid sequence MSKLLEVKDLNVSFNTYNGEVQAVRGVSFDLNKGETLAIVGESGSGKSVTSLSLMQLLPKPHGVIKSGEMLLEGEDLVNKSNQQMQKIRGKDLSMVFQDPMSSLNPTMKVGNQVMEGLMKHQNLSRDKAKKRALELLDLVAIPDPATRMKQYPHEFSGGMRQRVVVAIALACNPKILIADEPTTALDVTIQAQILELMKDIQKEMNSGTIFITHDLGVVANIADRVAVMYAGKIVEIGTTDDIFYNPKHPYTWGLLGSMPTLDGGEEELFAIPGTPPDMLNPPKGDAFAPRNRFAMEIDKVMEPPMFKVSDSHYAATWLLHEDAPKVEPPESVKRRMQGFTNNSSKDGEQQ